From the genome of Halictus rubicundus isolate RS-2024b chromosome 2, iyHalRubi1_principal, whole genome shotgun sequence, one region includes:
- the Cln7 gene encoding CLN7/MFS domain-containing 8 translates to MDWIKKLRAKRSIVPTDDDLETVEERNERWRSIYAIYFTMFLMSLGFSIILTGVWPYLDKLDKNAGKEFMGYVVAANPLAQMLFSPLVGWWGDKRGSIRLPLLSTLALFTFASGLYSVLEILPGDRKMYMIAARFLVGVSSANIAAARSYLSAATKFVERTHAVSMVSLAQVLGFVVGPGLQAAVTPLGEHGFYFINMPFNMYTMTGWINVIMGILNFSLFLPWNFKEHRIALREAMKSQGKATEEEALKSVKHDYLANWTLICAFFVLVFNFVLLETLGTSLTMDQFGWSKKQSLHYMGLLMSVGAIVSCITFVMIEPLCKRFNERKVMLWGGFFFMIIGRILYIPWGPDPPPIAYEPPFNNGTTDIDATEVLGCPSSQKWCLYTPQLTVTQFFIGYAFTTIGYPLGVTLIQTIFSKVLGPRPQGVWMGFMTGAGCASRVLGPVFISVIYTRYGTYHAFGITGLMLILSMLWLQIVDKRLVPPKLTSKDDTKPDAEIPLVHLKSNDTQATNDIERNNINAECDKDCAIEI, encoded by the exons ATGGATTGGATCAAGAAATTACGTGCTAAAAG ATCCATTGTTCCTACGGATGATGATCTAGAAACTGTTGAAGAGAGAAATGAACGATGGAGGAGTATTTATGCAATTTATTTTACTATGTTTCTTATGTCCCTTGGATTCAGTATCATACTGACTGGAGTGTGGCCATATCTTGATAAA TTGGACAAGAATGCAGGCaaagaatttatgggatatgttGTTGCAGCAAATCCTTTGGCGCAAATGTTATTTTCCCCCTTAGTAGGATGGTGGGGAGATAAAAGGGGCTCTATAAGATTACCCCTTCTATCAACGCTAGCCCTTTTTACATTTGCATCAGGGTTGTATAGTGTCCTTGAAATCTTGCCAGGCGATAGGAAAATGTACATGATAGCTGCTAGATTCTTGGTCGGAGTTAGTTCTG ccAATATTGCAGCAGCAAGGTCTTACCTTTCTGCAGCTACGAAATTTGTAGAAAGAACACATGCGGTTTCTATGGTATCTCTTGCACAG GTACTGGGATTTGTGGTAGGTCCCGGATTGCAAGCCGCAGTCACACCTCTCGGCGAACATggtttctattttataaatatgcCTTTTAATATGTATACTATGACTGGTTGGATAAATGTGATAATGGGAATTcttaatttttcattgtttcttCCATGGAATTTTAAGGAGCATAGGATTGCCCTACGAGAAGCTATGAAATCTCAAGGAAAAGCGACGG AAGAGGAAGCATTGAAGTCTGTAAAACATGATTACCTAGCGAATTGGACATTGATTTGTGCATTCTTTGTCTTGGTATTTAATTTCGTCCTTCTCGAAAC TCTGGGTACTTCCTTGACTATGGATCAATTTGGTTGGTCAAAGAAACAGTCTTTGCATTATATGGGTCTATTAATGAGCGTTGGTGCTATTGTATCTTGCATTACATTTGTTATGATTGAACCACTGTGTAAAAG ATTCAATGAACGCAAGGTGATGCTGTGGGGTGGATTTTTCTTTATGATAATTGGGAGGATTTTGTACATTCCGTGGGGACCGGATCCTCCGCCAATCGCGTACGAACCTC CATTCAATAATGGTACAACAGATATCGATGCAACAGAAGTCTTAGGGTGCCCTAGTAGTCAAAAGTGGTGTCTTTACACACCTCAACTCACGGTCACACAATTCTTTATCGGCTATGCTTTCACCACTATAGGCTACCCGTTGGGGGTTACCTTAATACAAACGATCTTCAGTAAAGTATTAGGACCACGACCACAAGGTGTTTGGATGGGTTTTATGACAGGTGCGGGATGCGCATCTCGTGTTTTAGGTCCAGTATTTATTAGCGTGATATACACACGTTATGGAACGTACCATGCTTTTGGTATCACTGGTCTAATGCTAATATTATCTATGTTGTGGTTACAAATCGTGGACAAGCGATTAGTACCTCCTAAACTTACTTCAAAAGATGACACGAAACCTGATGCAGAAATTCCATTGGTACATCTTAAATCTAACGACACTCAAGCAACGAACGATATTGAAAGAAATAATATAAACGCGGAATGTGATAAG GATTGCGCGATCGAGATTTAG
- the LOC143365481 gene encoding zinc finger C4H2 domain-containing protein isoform X4, which yields MSATETTVIFAKLEALKDIKSKTLQLEKMKQRILQEVEQTEQEEKCLLEYKQEMDLLMQEKMAHVEELRQIHADINAMEAVIKQAEEARNKARETAKLIHNNDYQPLKHDIDRMRREFLGLERLPELYETESDLISPDYFDRPMQKAEWRVEVRGEDLLPPLTLHHPGHPGGSTPFLAPQPLQGPSKPEPRPLPPAPGPPAATFRQQPPPMKSCLSCHQQIHRNAPICPLCKAKSRSRNPKKPKKKD from the exons ATGTCCGCCACGGAAACTACTGTGATTTTCGCAAAGCTGGAAGCACTGAAGGACATCAA GTCGAAGACCCTCCAACtggaaaaaatgaaacaaagGATCCTACAGGAAGTGGAACAAACTGAGCAAGAAGAGAAATGCTTATTAGAATACAAACAGGAAATGGACCTCCTTATGCAAGAGAAAATGGCACATGTAGAGGAATTACGGCAAATACATGCTGACATTAATGCG ATGGAGGCTGTCATTAAACAGGCAGAGGAAGCCAGGAACAAAGCCAGGGAGACTGCAAAATTGATTCATAATAATGATTATCAGCCCTTAAAACATGACATCGACCGTATGCGCAGAGAATTCCTGGGACTGGAAAGGTTACCAGAACTGTATGAAACAGAATCTGATCTTATTTCGCCAGA TTACTTTGACCGTCCTATGCAAAAGGCTGAATGGAGAGTGGAAGTGCGGGGTGAAGATCTGTTACCTCCACTCACTTTACACCATCCTGGTCATCCAGGTGGTTCCACACCTTTCCTTGCCCCTCAACCCCTTCAAGGTCCAAGTAAACCAGAACCAAGACCATTACCCCCAGCACCAGGTCCACCTGCTGCAACATTCAG GCAACAGCCACCGCCAATGAAATCGTGTTTGTCGTGCCATCAACAAATTCATAGAAACGCCCCGATTTGTCCCCTTTGTAAAGCTAAATCTCGATCGCGCAATCCTAAAAAACCAAAGAAGAAAGACTAA
- the LOC143365481 gene encoding zinc finger C4H2 domain-containing protein isoform X3: MSATETTVIFAKLEALKDIKSKTLQLEKMKQRILQEVEQTEQEEKCLLEYKQEMDLLMQEKMAHVEELRQIHADINAMEAVIKQAEEARNKARETAKLIHNNDYQPLKHDIDRMRREFLGLERLPELYETESDLISPDYFDRPMQKAEWRVEVRGEDLLPPLTLHHPGHPGGSTPFLAPQPLQGPSKPEPRPLPPAPGPPAATFRYLWQQPPPMKSCLSCHQQIHRNAPICPLCKAKSRSRNPKKPKKKD; encoded by the exons ATGTCCGCCACGGAAACTACTGTGATTTTCGCAAAGCTGGAAGCACTGAAGGACATCAA GTCGAAGACCCTCCAACtggaaaaaatgaaacaaagGATCCTACAGGAAGTGGAACAAACTGAGCAAGAAGAGAAATGCTTATTAGAATACAAACAGGAAATGGACCTCCTTATGCAAGAGAAAATGGCACATGTAGAGGAATTACGGCAAATACATGCTGACATTAATGCG ATGGAGGCTGTCATTAAACAGGCAGAGGAAGCCAGGAACAAAGCCAGGGAGACTGCAAAATTGATTCATAATAATGATTATCAGCCCTTAAAACATGACATCGACCGTATGCGCAGAGAATTCCTGGGACTGGAAAGGTTACCAGAACTGTATGAAACAGAATCTGATCTTATTTCGCCAGA TTACTTTGACCGTCCTATGCAAAAGGCTGAATGGAGAGTGGAAGTGCGGGGTGAAGATCTGTTACCTCCACTCACTTTACACCATCCTGGTCATCCAGGTGGTTCCACACCTTTCCTTGCCCCTCAACCCCTTCAAGGTCCAAGTAAACCAGAACCAAGACCATTACCCCCAGCACCAGGTCCACCTGCTGCAACATTCAGGTACCTCTG GCAACAGCCACCGCCAATGAAATCGTGTTTGTCGTGCCATCAACAAATTCATAGAAACGCCCCGATTTGTCCCCTTTGTAAAGCTAAATCTCGATCGCGCAATCCTAAAAAACCAAAGAAGAAAGACTAA
- the LOC143365481 gene encoding zinc finger C4H2 domain-containing protein isoform X1 yields MSATETTVIFAKLEALKDIKSKTLQLEKMKQRILQEVEQTEQEEKCLLEYKQEMDLLMQEKMAHVEELRQIHADINAMEAVIKQAEEARNKARETAKLIHNNDYQPLKHDIDRMRREFLGLERLPELYETESDLISPEWFVRSYFDRPMQKAEWRVEVRGEDLLPPLTLHHPGHPGGSTPFLAPQPLQGPSKPEPRPLPPAPGPPAATFRYLWQQPPPMKSCLSCHQQIHRNAPICPLCKAKSRSRNPKKPKKKD; encoded by the exons ATGTCCGCCACGGAAACTACTGTGATTTTCGCAAAGCTGGAAGCACTGAAGGACATCAA GTCGAAGACCCTCCAACtggaaaaaatgaaacaaagGATCCTACAGGAAGTGGAACAAACTGAGCAAGAAGAGAAATGCTTATTAGAATACAAACAGGAAATGGACCTCCTTATGCAAGAGAAAATGGCACATGTAGAGGAATTACGGCAAATACATGCTGACATTAATGCG ATGGAGGCTGTCATTAAACAGGCAGAGGAAGCCAGGAACAAAGCCAGGGAGACTGCAAAATTGATTCATAATAATGATTATCAGCCCTTAAAACATGACATCGACCGTATGCGCAGAGAATTCCTGGGACTGGAAAGGTTACCAGAACTGTATGAAACAGAATCTGATCTTATTTCGCCAGA ATGGTTTGTTCGCAGTTACTTTGACCGTCCTATGCAAAAGGCTGAATGGAGAGTGGAAGTGCGGGGTGAAGATCTGTTACCTCCACTCACTTTACACCATCCTGGTCATCCAGGTGGTTCCACACCTTTCCTTGCCCCTCAACCCCTTCAAGGTCCAAGTAAACCAGAACCAAGACCATTACCCCCAGCACCAGGTCCACCTGCTGCAACATTCAGGTACCTCTG GCAACAGCCACCGCCAATGAAATCGTGTTTGTCGTGCCATCAACAAATTCATAGAAACGCCCCGATTTGTCCCCTTTGTAAAGCTAAATCTCGATCGCGCAATCCTAAAAAACCAAAGAAGAAAGACTAA
- the LOC143365481 gene encoding zinc finger C4H2 domain-containing protein isoform X2: MSATETTVIFAKLEALKDIKSKTLQLEKMKQRILQEVEQTEQEEKCLLEYKQEMDLLMQEKMAHVEELRQIHADINAMEAVIKQAEEARNKARETAKLIHNNDYQPLKHDIDRMRREFLGLERLPELYETESDLISPEWFVRSYFDRPMQKAEWRVEVRGEDLLPPLTLHHPGHPGGSTPFLAPQPLQGPSKPEPRPLPPAPGPPAATFRQQPPPMKSCLSCHQQIHRNAPICPLCKAKSRSRNPKKPKKKD, from the exons ATGTCCGCCACGGAAACTACTGTGATTTTCGCAAAGCTGGAAGCACTGAAGGACATCAA GTCGAAGACCCTCCAACtggaaaaaatgaaacaaagGATCCTACAGGAAGTGGAACAAACTGAGCAAGAAGAGAAATGCTTATTAGAATACAAACAGGAAATGGACCTCCTTATGCAAGAGAAAATGGCACATGTAGAGGAATTACGGCAAATACATGCTGACATTAATGCG ATGGAGGCTGTCATTAAACAGGCAGAGGAAGCCAGGAACAAAGCCAGGGAGACTGCAAAATTGATTCATAATAATGATTATCAGCCCTTAAAACATGACATCGACCGTATGCGCAGAGAATTCCTGGGACTGGAAAGGTTACCAGAACTGTATGAAACAGAATCTGATCTTATTTCGCCAGA ATGGTTTGTTCGCAGTTACTTTGACCGTCCTATGCAAAAGGCTGAATGGAGAGTGGAAGTGCGGGGTGAAGATCTGTTACCTCCACTCACTTTACACCATCCTGGTCATCCAGGTGGTTCCACACCTTTCCTTGCCCCTCAACCCCTTCAAGGTCCAAGTAAACCAGAACCAAGACCATTACCCCCAGCACCAGGTCCACCTGCTGCAACATTCAG GCAACAGCCACCGCCAATGAAATCGTGTTTGTCGTGCCATCAACAAATTCATAGAAACGCCCCGATTTGTCCCCTTTGTAAAGCTAAATCTCGATCGCGCAATCCTAAAAAACCAAAGAAGAAAGACTAA
- the LOC143365481 gene encoding zinc finger C4H2 domain-containing protein isoform X5, with protein sequence MKQRILQEVEQTEQEEKCLLEYKQEMDLLMQEKMAHVEELRQIHADINAMEAVIKQAEEARNKARETAKLIHNNDYQPLKHDIDRMRREFLGLERLPELYETESDLISPEWFVRSYFDRPMQKAEWRVEVRGEDLLPPLTLHHPGHPGGSTPFLAPQPLQGPSKPEPRPLPPAPGPPAATFRYLWQQPPPMKSCLSCHQQIHRNAPICPLCKAKSRSRNPKKPKKKD encoded by the exons atgaaacaaagGATCCTACAGGAAGTGGAACAAACTGAGCAAGAAGAGAAATGCTTATTAGAATACAAACAGGAAATGGACCTCCTTATGCAAGAGAAAATGGCACATGTAGAGGAATTACGGCAAATACATGCTGACATTAATGCG ATGGAGGCTGTCATTAAACAGGCAGAGGAAGCCAGGAACAAAGCCAGGGAGACTGCAAAATTGATTCATAATAATGATTATCAGCCCTTAAAACATGACATCGACCGTATGCGCAGAGAATTCCTGGGACTGGAAAGGTTACCAGAACTGTATGAAACAGAATCTGATCTTATTTCGCCAGA ATGGTTTGTTCGCAGTTACTTTGACCGTCCTATGCAAAAGGCTGAATGGAGAGTGGAAGTGCGGGGTGAAGATCTGTTACCTCCACTCACTTTACACCATCCTGGTCATCCAGGTGGTTCCACACCTTTCCTTGCCCCTCAACCCCTTCAAGGTCCAAGTAAACCAGAACCAAGACCATTACCCCCAGCACCAGGTCCACCTGCTGCAACATTCAGGTACCTCTG GCAACAGCCACCGCCAATGAAATCGTGTTTGTCGTGCCATCAACAAATTCATAGAAACGCCCCGATTTGTCCCCTTTGTAAAGCTAAATCTCGATCGCGCAATCCTAAAAAACCAAAGAAGAAAGACTAA
- the LOC143365465 gene encoding DNA (cytosine-5)-methyltransferase PliMCI — protein sequence MISTITAKSESYETGKQTQIEDTEKRQIPINEHVNKENKNTVNEATTPPEANKDRKKLRSGKYIHTDVTSLHRVNGNATKNASPKQTNQSKKPTKRKSDAAEELEAKAPMLEQKEEKLGNIVMPEKEINYEQVESSDDLESNTLKKTKTENYNVNEDESKPLHQKSINFYQKCEYCCQKLNSPDLKIYPGHPNGAVEEPIALTDPKLSLFTGEEATFYEGDERPQNKLTDFCVYDKNGHLCAFDAGLVEKNVVLYFSGYMKPIYDENACPEGGVPTKDVGPINEWWVSGFDGGERALIGFTTVFAEYILMEPAEAYTPFMDSAKEKIYMSKIVTEFLLDEINPTYEDLLNKLQTVVPPKGLSRFTEDSLLRYAQFICDQVISFDASARPEDPLLITSPCMRALVTLAGVTLNKRIALRRIQPRDQKNKKIGWTKATTTKLVKNMFEIFFSEQLATNNEKDLFTPKRQRCGVCEMCQQPDCGVCSACKDMIKFSGSGKSKQACNRRRCPNMAIQEADDSDQEDDELNDTLIENTKITQKMILKEFKHVEKEITWVGEPIIDDGRRTFYKSVMVVDEEIKINDYVLIESNDPTVPLQIAKVMYMWDDRNGAKLCHANWFRRGSDTVLGETSDPLEVFLLDECDNVPFTSVKSKATVIYKSRPQNWSELGDADLLPEDEIQNKDGRTFFYQKRYTPETARFEDPPPDPVCQRKEISHRFCAACVRFTTLQCFYTAKVFDKEEEKSSKEVTYRVVKYKGEEFRVGSAVFLLPTALKYKYTSTYHISSKTKKGKVDEDMYPEYYRKSSEHVKGSNNDTPEPFHIGYINSIYARTNNKLVASSDIWIKINKMYRPENTHKGLTLMQQVDLNMVYWSDEVCDVKFSEVVGKCYLACSENLDESVEEWTAGGPNRFYFSHAYNAAEKTFVDPPNRALSIGKPGKGKGKSKCKNKNFENNDAKKAIDKAVDYCRVTKKLRTLDVFAGCGGLSEGLRQAGIADNRWAIEREEPAACAYRLNNPDTTVFCEDCNVLLRKVMNGELCDNSGQRLPRKGEVELLCGGPPCQGFSGMNRFNSRQYSLFKNSLVVSCLSYCDYYRPKYFIMENVRNFVSFKRSMVLKLTLRCLVRMGYQCTFGILQAGNYGIPQTRRRLIILAAAPGETLPNYPEPTHVFNKRACQLSVVVDNKKYSSNCDWTGSAPYRTISVRDAMSDLPNIRNGWSKEEMAYGDEPISHFQRKVRRKEPDAILRDHICKDMGPLIEARIAHIPIAVGSDWRDLPNIAVRLSDGTYSKKLEYSHHDKKAGKSSTGAFRGVCSCCAGKPCDLLDRQYNTLIPWCLPHTGNRHNNWAGLYGRLEWDGFFGTTITNPEPMGKQGRVLHPEQTRVVSVRECARSQGFPDSFRFYGNILDKHRQIGNAVPPPLGAALGFEIRKCLTTESTEQLENKLDVFGD from the exons ATGATATCGACTATCACAGCAAAAAGTGAGAGTTACGAGACAGGAAAACAAACACAGATCGAGGATACGGAAAAGCGTCAAATACCTATAAACGAACATGTTAATAAAGAGAACAAGAATACAG TGAACGAAGCTACAACGCCTCCAGAAGCAAATAAAGATAGAAAGAAGCTTCGCAGTGGAAAGTATATACATACAGATGTTACAAGTTTGCATAGAGTTAACGGGAATGCCACTAAGAATGCATCGCCTAAACAAACAAATCAATCAAAGAAACCCACCAAAAGAAAAAGTGACGCAGCTGAAGAATTGGAAGCCAAGGCTCCTATGCTGGAGCAAAAGGAAGAAAAGTTAGGAAATATTGTTATGCCTGAAAAAGAAATAAACTATGAACAAGTAGAGTCAAGCGATGACCTTGAGAGCAATACTCTTAAGAAGACTAAGACAGAAAATTACAATGTGAATGAGGATGAATCAAAACCACTACATCAGAAATCCATTAATTTTTACCAGAAGTGTGAATATTGTTGTCAGAAACTAAACAGTCCTGATTTAAAGATATATCCAGGTCATCCCAATGGAGCTGTAGAAGAACCCATTGCACTAACGGATCCCAAGTTATCTTTATTTACAGGGGAGGAAGCAACATTTTATGAAGGCGATGAAAGACCACAGAATAAATTGACTGACTTTTG CGTATACGATAAGAATGGACATTTGTGTGCTTTCGACGCAGGCCTGGTTGAGAAAAATGTAGTACTTTATTTTTCGGGTTACATGAAACCTATTTATGATGAAAATGCATGTCCAGAGGGAGGTGTGCCTACTAAAGATGTGGGACCAATAAATGAATGGTGGGTATCTGGTTTCGATGGTGGAGAACGAGCTCTTATAGGATTTACTACAGTATTTGCTGAGTATATATTAATGGAACCTGCCGAAGCTTATACACCATTCATGGACTCggcgaaagaaaaaatttatatGAGCAAAATAGTTACAGAATTCTTATTAGACGAGATTAATCCTACCTATGAAGATTTATTGAATAAGTTACAG ACTGTAGTCCCTCCAAAGGGATTGTCTAGATTTACAGAAGATTCTTTGCTAAGATATGCTCAGTTTATCTGTGATCAAGTTATTTCCTTTGATGCATCAGCCAGACCTGAGGATCCTTTATTAATTACAAGTCCATGTATGCGAGCATTAGTAACGCTTGCGGGTGTAACTTTAAATAAACGAATTGCATTGCGCCGAATACAGCCAAGAGATCAAaagaataagaaaattggatggACAAAAGCTACAACTACAAAAttagttaaaaatatgtttgaaatatttttctctgaACAATTGGCCACAAACAACGAAAAAGATTTATTT ACTCCTAAAAGACAAAGATGCGGAGTCTGTGAAATGTGCCAACAACCAGATTGCGGAGTATGTTCTGCATGCAAAGATATGATCAAGTTTAGTGGGTCTGGGAAGAGCAAACAAGCTTGTAATAGGAGAAGATGTCCAAACATGGCTATTCAA GAAGCTGATGACTCGGACCAAGAAGATGATGAGCTCAACGACACGCTAATAGAAAATACAAAGATTACACAGAAAATGATTCTAAAAGAGTTCAAGCatgttgaaaaagaaattacatgGGTGGGAGAACCGATTATTGACGATGGACGAAGGACATTTTATAAATCAGTTATGGTCGTTGAcgaagagataaaaataaatgattatGTATTGATCGAATCGAACGATCCGACTGTACCACTGCAAATCGCTAAAGTCATGTATATGTGGGATGATAGAAATGGGGCAAAATTGTGTCACGCGAATTGGTTTAGAAGAGGCAGTGATACTGTGCTTGGCGAAACCTCAGACCCGTTAGAAGTATTCTTACTCGACGAATGCGACAATGTACCATTCACTTCTGTGAAATCTAAAGCCACTGTTATTTACAAGTCTAGGCCACAGAATTGGAGTGAATTAG GAGATGCAGATTTATTACCGGAAGATGAGATACAAAATAAAGATGGAAGAACGTTTTTCTATCAAAAGCGATATACGCCTGAAACAGCTCGTTTCGAAGATCCTCCTCCAGATCCTGTCTGCCAACGGAAAGAAATTAGCCATCGATTTTGTGCTGCGTGTGTGCGTTTCACGACACTGCAGTGCTTTTATACGGCAAAG GTCTTCGacaaagaagaagagaaaagtaGCAAGGAAGTAACATACAGAGTTGTAAAAtacaaaggagaagaatttagAGTTGGTTCTGCTGTATTTTTATTGCCTACTGCTttgaaatacaaatatacatccACATATCACATTAGTTCAAAGACGAAGAAAGGGAAAGTCGACGAGGATATGTATCCAGAATACTACAGGAAATCTTCAGAGCACGTGAAGGGTTCAAATAATGACACACCTGAACCATTTCACATTGGTTACATTAACTCGATATACGCAAGAACTAACAATAAATTGGTTGCTTCGTCCGATATCTGGATTAAGATAAATAAGATGTATCGACCAGAGAATACACACAAAGGACTCACATTGATGCAACAAGTTGACCTTAATATGGTGTATTGGAGCGACGAAG TTTGTGATGTAAAGTTTTCGGAAGTGGTAGGTAAATGTTACTTGGCATGCTCAGAAAATTTGGACGAATCTGTGGAAGAATGGACTGCAGGTGGTCCAAATCGCTTTTACTTTTCCCACGCATATAATGCGGCAGAAAAGACATTCGTTGATCCACCGAATCGTGCTTTGAGTATTGGAAAGCCAGGAAAGGGGAAAGGAAAATCAAAGTGCAAGAATAAGAACTTTGAAAACAATGACGCTAAGAAAGCGATTGACAAAGCAGTGGACTATTGCAGAGTGACAAAAAAATTGAGAACGCTGGATGTGTTTGCTGGCTGCGGTG GATTATCCGAAGGTCTGCGACAAGCTGGTATCGCAGACAATCGTTGGGCAATTGAGAGGGAAGAACCAGCTGCATGTGCTTATCGGCTCAACAATCCTGATACAACTGTGTTTTGCGAGGATTGCAATGTGCTTTTGAGGAAAGTTATGAAT GGTGAGCTTTGCGACAACAGTGGTCAACGTTTACCTCGGAAAGGGGAAGTAGAGTTATTATGTGGCGGGCCACCGTGCCAAGGCTTCAGTGGCATGAATCGATTCAATTCACGGCAATACTCGTTGTTTAAAAACTCGTTAGTGGTATCGTGTTTGTCTTATTGTGATTACTATAGACCAAAATACTTTATTATGGAGAATGTTAGAAACTTCGTTTCTTTTAAAAGAAGTATGGTTCTTAAATTGACATTGCGGTGTCTTGTTCGAATGGGTTACCAATGTACATTTGGTATTTTACAAGCCGGTAATTACGGCATTCCACAAACTAGAAGGAG GCTAATAATATTAGCTGCTGCACCTGGAGAAACACTGCCAAATTACCCAGAACCAACTCATGTGTTCAACAAACGGGCATGTCAATTAAGCGTTGTTGTTGATAATAAAAAA TATTCGTCTAATTGTGATTGGACGGGATCAGCACCGTACAGGACAATTAGTGTCCGCGATGCGATGTCTGATTTACCTAATATTAGAAACGGTTGGAGTAAAGAAGAGATGGCCTATGGGGACGAGCCAATCTCCCACTTTCAAAGAAAG GTAAGGCGTAAAGAACCGGATGCTATACTACGGGATCACATTTGCAAAGACATGGGACCTCTAATCGAGGCGCGAATAGCACACATTCCAATCGCAGTCGGATCTGATTGGCGAGATTTACCAAACATTGCGGTACGTCTAAGCGATGGAACGTATTCTAAAAAATT AGAATATTCTCATCATGATAAAAAGGCTGGTAAAAGTTCCACTGGAGCATTTCGTGGTGTTTGCAGCTGTTGTGCAGGCAAACCTTGTGACTTGTTGGATAGACAGTACAATACTTTAATTCCATGGTGTTTGCCTCACACTGGAAATCGTCATAACAACTGGGCAGGGTTGTACGGTAGACTGGAATGGGATGGTTTCTTTGGCACTACGATCACTAATCCTGAACCTATGGGCAAACAAGGACGCGTTTTACATCCTGAACAAACCAGAGTCGTGAGCGTGAGGGAATGCGCCAGATCACAAGGTTTCCCAGATTCCTTCCGCTTTTATGGAAATATACTTGACAAGCATCGCCAAATTGGCAACGCCGTACCACCGCCGCTAGGCGCTGCACTTGGCTTCGAGATTAGAAAATGTTTAACAACCGAGAGCACCGAGCAACTAGAGAATAAACTAGACGTGTTTGGTGACTGA